AAATTGCTTAAATGATGCTATTTCTGCAAGTCCAGTTTTTTTTATTCCAGATAGGGATCTTCTAAGGATTTGACTCATGGGCCTTCCCAACTTTGATTTGTCGTTACTAATAGTAGTAAGTAAAGGAAAGTTACGTAAATGTATTCTTTGGCCATCTAGTTTATCAATATGGTCGAAGTATACATTATTGGTACACATTTGTTGTATACTTgctgtatatatgtatattgtataCATTTAATATAAACTATATACATTATCTATGcattgtgtatatattttgtaaactACATTTTCGAATgatattttattgtaatttttcccTAAGTTAAATAGATTAGCCTGTTGTCATATAAATCAAGAATTTAAGTTATAATATCACAGGCATCGTAAATATTTTTTGCATTGATTATATCACAAGAAGAGATAAGAAATTGTGTatttttgttgaagatcatttaatttgttgattttcaaaaatagaatAGCAAAACGACTTAACATATATAATTAACCAAAAAAGTTTGATCATACAAAACTTCCGCTGGATTATTAATTGATAGTCCTTGCTGCAGGTTCcgtatataaaaaaattatgaaaatataaataaacggGTGTCGGACAAGTTGCCAGCTAATAGTCAAAAATAACAATTCAAATAAGGACTGATCATATCGcaaatttaagttttaaatttcatcAAAGTGAATAAACTTGTACTCATTTACGAGCTTCCCTTGATAATTTAGTGCAACTTGTaaatttttatgtgtatttaATCTTAGTTTGGAGTATCAAATCTTATTAATGGTCTAAGGTTGATGCTTTTTCTAAGACTAACTAATATTTTAATGAAACTCTATTTTCGAAATACTAGTGCAGTGTGAAGTTAGGCTGGCACAGTGTGACTTTCTGAGCTTTTTCCCATTTCTTGCCAGGCCCAACATTATCACTTCGACAAGTAGGCATGTTCCCCCGATGCCGAAGTTAAgttaatatttgattaatactAACTTAACTATTAtctcaaattaaattacattatcTGTGTACCATACTAACCCAAATTCAAAGTTCACACCCCATGAACCAGAGGCTTCACCCCCGCGAGCATCGAAATGGGGTTCCTTCTTTGTCACTGAACCAACAACTCTTTCTCAATATAAATGGGCAATTGCAAAATTTACGGGAATTTCAATAACCCCACTCGATATCCTAAATCCGCCCCTGCCCTGAACAACCTACCCAAAAAAATCAGGAGCAATTGAACTAACTTATGCAAGTATTACCACTGAACTCTTCTATGATACAACATCACGACTAAGAGTACTGTAGTGGTTAAAGggataacaaaaatatatagtatCCAATTATTTGCTTAAATCTAGTCGTACTAATAACTTTCAAGTTACAAAAAATTGGACTAATTAAAGCAAAAAGGGGAAAAATTTCTTCTGATGATCTCAAACTAGAACTTTCCAATGGATCAAGGTTTGTCTCCTGTACCTTTAAACATAGATTCAGGAGCAAGAGGAGTAGGAGTGTCCAACTGGTAAAGGTCAAATGCAGGACCAACAAATCGAAAAAGTATCCAACCCccaattataataaaaatagaagcATAAGCAAATTTGTTTAGCCAGAACAAAAGTCCTTTTTCTCCAACGTACAATTCAATTGCCTTCTCAGTCAGATTCATTGATTCCCAATCCTTAGGTGGTGGTTTAGGTTTAACAGCTTGTTTCCCTgcattaattatttcttcttccttctgCCTTTGTCGTTTTGACGGACGTCTTCTGATTCGAATCTCCACCGTGTTTGGTGGTGTAACGGGTTGCGATTCATTGCCATTATCACTGCTGCTGCTGCATTTGATGGGAAAACGAACTACATGGCGATATTGAGATTTGGAGAAAAGTTGTATTGGGAGGGGAGTGAAGTGTTTTGGGTAGCTAGAGAGCATGGTTGTGTTCATTTTTCATTAGCTTTCAAGGAATTTTAGTTAAAGCATCAAAGTGTGAGGCCAGTATAGTTTTCATTACCTTATCCTTTTATTTATCCCAACTAAGGAGAGATCCcattctccttttcttttttttcctttaatcaGGTTGATGTGTGTCTAGATTATTTCAcaagttatttgtattttcttttttataataaggGAAATTCATAGTTATTATCTGTTGGGTGCATATAAAGTAAAATTTCATTCCTAGaagttttttgtattttttatctGTATAAATATTGCGTAATTTTGCTCAACAATACATAAATGTTATTTGGGTACTAATTTCCAACTTTACACTAATCATTTCACTACCTCCTTTTTATCAAAGTCTCGGGATTGCTTGACAATCAAGATGTTTGATCAAGCTTTTAGGAAACAAAACGTGTTTTTGAGATCAAATAACTTTcctcaaaagtatttttttgaaaatcgcCATTCGAGAAAATACActtagaaatatattttaaaaatatagtcAAACATTAATTGTTGCTCATTagtatttttcaaattgattattcaaatacaaattatttcttatcaaaaaaattttcttgaaaaatatctttcaatgttTCATCAAGTCACTTTTGTCAAATTTCATTGACACAATTATTTAtggacctttttttttttttttatcatggttatttttaagggaaaattgtgcattatagcaaattattaattcaaaataaatgttatagctacagtttcatttaattctaattcGTGACAAACACATTGTTATTCGCCTCTCTCCtgaaatctcgctcgccactctctgGCTCAActcattttatacaaacacaaatatataattgtgtttgtgtttgtatcaAACGAGAGAGAACTGTAATTAcatgtacaaatacaaatacatatcttttggtcatatatacttataattatacaaatacaaatctttctttgccagttctcttttgcctttctctctttctcgctttatacaaacacaaattacaatgtactatttgtgttgtataaagcgagagagagatttgatatacaaatgttttaattcGNattatttcttcttccttctgCCTTTGTCGTTTTGACGGACGTCTTCTGATTCGAATCTCCACCGTGTTTGGTGGTGTAACGGGTTGCGATTCATTGCCATTATCACTGCTGCTGCTGCATTTGATGGGAAAACGAACTACATGGCGATATTGAGATTTGGAGAAAAGTTGTATTGGGAGGGGAGTGAAGTGTTTTGGGTAGCTAGAGAGCATGGTTGTGTTCATTTTTCATTAGCTTTCAAGGAATTTTAGTTAAAGCATCAAAGTGTGAGGCCAGTATAGTTTTCATTACCTTATCCTTTTATTTATCCTAACTAAGGAGAGATCCcattctccttttctttttttttcctttaatcaGGTTGATGTGTGTCTAGATTATTTCAtgagttatttgtattttcttttttataataaggGAAATTCATAGTTATTATCTGTTGGGTGCATATAAAGTAAAATTTCATTCCTATAAgctatttgtattttgtatttgtataaatattgCGTAATTTTGCTCAAGAATACATAAATGTTATTTGGGTACTAATTTCCAACTTTACACTAATCCTTTCACTACCTCCTTTTTATCAAAGTCTCGGAATTGCTTGACAATCAAGATGTTTGATCAAGCTTTTAGTAAATAAAACGTGTTTTTGAGATCAAATAACTTTcctcaaaagtatttttttgaaaatcacaTTCGAGAAAATACACTtagaaatatatttcaaaaatatagtCAAACATTAATTGTTGCTCATTagtatttttcaaattgattattcaaatacaaattatttcttatcaaagtttttttcttgaaaaatatctttcaatgttTCATCAAGTCACTTTTGTCAAATTTCACTGACACAATTATTTAtggaccttttttttttatcatggtTATTTTTAAGGGGAAATTGTGCattatagcaaattattaattcaaaataaatgttatagctacagtttcatttaattctaattcGTAGCAAACACATTGTCATTCACCTCTCTCTtgaaatctcgctcgccactctctgGCTCgactctctcactttatacaaacacaaatatataaattgtgtttgtgtttgtgtttgtatcaAACGAGAGAGAACTGTAATTAcatgtacaaatacaaatacatatcttttggtcatatatacttataattatacaaatacaaatctttcTTTGCCaattctcttttgcctttctctctttctcgctttatacaaacacaaattatacaaattacaatgtacaATTTGTGTTgcataaagcgagagagagatttgatatacaaatattttaattcgattcaattgtatacaaattcaaattttatgcagatatacaaacacaattattaatacatatataatcgctgcacttttatacaaacgagatgtCTACttgcgatttatacaaatcagttgctccatagcaaactatTGAGCGCAAGCAGCAAAACGGTAGTTATAGATctctaatatgatttttatgtttgttattcctaaaatttgctctatttttaaagtaataaaTCAATATTAAAGATAAACGGATATTAAGaaatgaaaatagaaaattttaattataattagttgaaattaattttatatgtcGAATAGGAAAAATTGGTGCTGAAAgctgacaaaaataaaatatcaatcaCATATGTCCTGGAGTATGAAAATTGAAAGGTCTTCTAAGTGGACAATATGTTGAAACTGacaaatagaaaaataagataTTCAATTTGGGTAGAAATGTAGCAAATATTAGTATTTGTTTCCAGATCTATAATTTACGTGTCCAAATGAATAAACCAATATGAGGCAAGTTTCCACTAAATAGTGAAAACAATAATTCAAGTTATAAGGaccaatcaaaatcataaaatttataaacaTGAATAAATAATGATTTTCAAAACCACAGCTTTCCCATTATTTAATGCAACTTGGGAGAATCTCTAATAAATTATGTGCTTGTAATCTATGTTGCTGTAGCAAATCTTGCTATTTTAATGCTATGTTTTTGGTATagaaaaaaacacttttcagaatttttatttttattttttcatgatcggcttaaatgttttataaatagatttatatttttttttaaatttaagaaaaatgactttctttcataaagtaagaaaaaacaTTCTTCAAAATTCTCTTTCAATCTTACTGTATGAATCCCAACCCCGCCCAAATTCAGCATCCCTGCCCAAACTCGAATCGGAATCCAGGTCAAAAGTCAGATCTTAGGTCTAAAGTCTGCAGTAAAAAAATTGAGTCAAATTAGGGTCAAAGTCCTGAATCGAGATCGAGTTAGGGGTCGGGGTTAGGTCTTGTGTCGGGAGTCAGGGCTTCGAGTTGAAGTCAGGTACAGTGTCATAATATTTGCCATATTATATCTAATGctcttgaaaaaatattttctttcttacaAGTCCTATAACATGAATGCCTGCATTACTTTTTAGTTAATGaacttttttttggtaaaacaaTCATctacataaaattatttttaatataacaaaaaactagtatgattttttttaaatttggcCCAACTCTTTTTTCTAGAATAGTGATGCGAAGCTAGGCTGGCAATGTGACTTTCGAAGCTACTTCCCATTTCTTGTCATCATCATCACTAACACAAGTTGATTATGTAGAGGCATGAAAATTATACTTTCGCAATTGTATAATCAAACAACTACTGAATGGGTATTTATAATTCTTAACGTTTTCGAATTCAACCTATAATATCTTTTCAAACCATAATAAATCTGCTAAATGTCGGTTATAGATACTAACAATTAGCAAGtacataaaaagataaaatgaaaGAACTTACTGCCAGAAATAGGAAATAATAGTATCAATTAGACCGAACGGTGGTTGAAACAGAAGAATTTTGAGGCTTAAAATGATGGATAAGATCAGCGCATGTATTTTGACTTCATGGAAATTGTAATTACCTTCAAATGTTGTGATGGGTGGCAAATATCTATTCAATTTTAACTAGTGATTTATTATTCGAACTTCAAGAATAAAACTAACTTTGTTAGACaacaatgattttgatattttctttcttaaatgtGAATTCAGAATAGTTAGATGTCAAAGTgatatctaaataaaatactAAGAAGTAGAAATAGTACTACTTAGAGTATTAATTTAGGCCTTTGGTTTGACCCACTGACCCAAAGAAAACGTGAGTTGGATGGGGAGTGTCTTTGCTCGTGCTATAAATACCACCTCTCTCTGTTTTCTATTTCACTTCCATAGTGTAAGCCAGCTCAGAAGTCAGAGTTCTCAgctttccttcttttttgtaACTAAAAGAATGGCATTCCTAAAGGCATTTGCAGCTTTGCTCATTGCATCACTTGTGCTTGTCCATTTCACTTATGCCCTTCAAGAGGTTCCTCTTTTTCTCAAATCAGCATATTTATTTCTAATTAACATCTTGAAATAACgtttgattttgaaatgttgGCGCAGGTAATTAACAGCAAACCACCAGCACCAAGTCCTCAACCTCTAAAGCCAATAGGTACGTACTGTAACATTTTAAGTATTTCCACTATAACTTTTCGTAACTGATTCTAAATTCTGAATTTGTCTTTGTTACAGATTGTACGGGATCTTGTAAAACGAGGTGCATCAAATCGTCTCGGCAAAATCTATGCAACAGAGCATGTGGAAGTTGTTGCCGTACCTGCCACTGCGTGCCACCAGGGACTTCTGGAAATTACGAAGCATGCCCTTGCTATTTCAACCTTACTACTCATAACAGCACCCGCAAATGTCCTTAAATTCATCgcataattttcttcttctgcaAATTCAAATGTACCTCTTATTAAATACTACTATTATGTTGTTGTGTACTATGTCAGCtgttgattttgaaatttaagtGTAAAATTGAAGGTTGAGAGTTTTTAATGCAATATTAATATGGGTATTATTAAATTGATTGATTTGTTAGACTCTAGTCGTCCCATTTACTGTGAACAGAATTAAGTGAGTCTGGACTAAATGTTGATTGAAATAGCTACATTTAATGTCTTTCTTCTTTTTGCGTAGAAAGCAAGAAAGGAAATAGtcctttgaaaattttatttgtacAAAACAAAGCTAGTAGTTCTAGATATACGATAGCACAATTTTAATTATTCCATGATCGAACGGGTTCTAAGTTCTCACTTTTAAATAACATgatgtgaaatattttttacGCATTATTATCTGCAGTACATAATAATTGAACTCAAAAGTGTACTTACTGCCTTAGTCCCATCTGTATTTTGGACTCtcttaataatttattaattaaatgtttattttattaaattaattatactttagagatttaaattaattaaacactAGTACTCaaattagtttgagaaatagtTACTTCAGTGATATTGgaaaatataattgattttctcttaatttttaaaaatgaacaataaataaataaatatatttagtataattgAGAAGTGAAAACAAGGAAACAAAGTGAGTAATGTACAAACAACCAAAAGCTTCACGGAAAAATAGtcctctatctcaatttatgtgtgctctttttttttagtcatATTCCAAAAAGAATATCACAATTCTATAACTAAAAgtgatctaattttaattttaaaattcactttttactcttaataaataatttatagtcaaacaaatatttataatgTGATGCTTAACCCCCGCCCCCAACTATGGGGGAAGTCACACTTTAACTTCCTACCTTGAGCTAGGCCTCACATCGATCGTTATGTCCACTGAACTCACCAATCAACCTTGACCTTGACTCTTACTAAGTACTCCAACTCTATCTATTAATGAAGACACTTTATCTAATGAAGCAGGAAGAAGACTAGAAAAGCAATTGAACAGACAAGACTCTGTAAGAGAAGAGCTAATTGGAGTACGCCTTGAACGACGAATGAAGAGTATGAGAAGAGAATTTCGAAGGTCAGATCGAATTGACTGATAAAGCTTgtgttttaaataaatttttgaaatttatttttcttttataaattttgaaatgatgTCACATGAATTAGACCGTGACGAGGGAGCGTTACTTGATCCTATAAAGATGACAGATAATAGCCTAATATAGTTTAAAAGACACGCTTTTCGTCAAGAATTTGGAATGAAGTAAAGTTAACGGGTCCTTGCTGTACAAAACACTCAAGCAAAGTACGTCACTTTTGGACATGTATATTGTTAAATTGTGTAGCTTTAGTTCATAACTTAAGGACTAGTCACAAACATTAATTTGATTTgcatttttcacattttgagagAGCCTTAAAgtgtattaattttttattttacactcCACATATCCATCTTTACTTGTACATTATACTAAAATTAGTtgtctaaaaatatttgttaagtttaaaatattaagaGATAATTTGGTTTTcgtgtctattttacccttaatattAAATACTATAGATATTtaatatctaatttattttctaaagcattatatttaatatattcaaagattaatatagtaatattatccttattatttattatttttaaaatatattgcaAATCAATATTGGATGGCTATTATTGGTATCGTATTATTTGAATGTCTTTAGGAGACAATTATGAATGGATTTTAGTAAAGGAATaagttgaaataaataatgtttaCAAGTCAAAGTGATTAGCTTGACTGTAATGTGAGTTAGGTGAGGGATAGTATCCAAGTTGTGCTCACTCCAATCAATGCATTCATCAAAACCTACTCACCCACAGCTGGCTGCCTGCCTGCTCCCTCTGTAATGCCGGTGCTTCTTTTATCCTCCTAcatctatttttacttttatacgTCTCttaatatagatatataaatttattttcaaatactcTTTTTAATGTGATTATGAATTTGGGATGTAGGTAATTTGTGCACTCTTTTGATTAAATGTGTGCATGAAAAagttcttttgaaattttacagCATTTATGCACCAGGTAATTAATATTGTTTACAATAAGGCGAAGTAAATTAACCCAAGGTTAAGTTAAGTAAGATCAATTTGAGTTTTATCTAGATTCCCCCCATTTTTGTATCATAGATCAAGGATCTATTTTCATTTCTTGTCTATTCTTTTCTTTCCAGTATTttgattatgattattttttagtaCTTTATTTTACGCGTCACAACAATTAGGAATTGAGAATCTATATCTTTAGATCAAAGAAGGGTCTAGCAGTTGGAATAATGGAATCCAATGCTATTTGAGCCCTTGTTATTAGTAAAATTGGTGAATTAAGCGAAGGTACGGAAAGAGAGAGATTCGAACCATCGATAAACAAAAGCCTACATAGCAGTTTCAATGCTACACCTCGAACCACTCGGCCATCTCTCCTACATAAtgattaggggtgttcacggtttggataaaaactgatccaaaccgaaaaatcaaatcaaatcaataaaataaaaccaattttatttgggtttggtttggtttggttttagatttttgaaaactgataatatttggtttggttatggttttattcgaaaaaaccGGAAGAAATAATCGaaccgaaccgatgaattatatacatatattttattaagatacatacttaatatattatttttataaacaattttaaagatcttatacatattttcattaaaaaaaatttataatttacttattgaaagcaaaaatgtcaaagatgaaacatttatcttattgatttcatgtgtATGAGTGTCTATGTCAATTCTTTGTGgaactaaaaatgttattgtctcttccttctaggccaatatagtgaattttaaagctttattgatagtaaatttaatGATTGAAAGtttagtaatttaagtcattctaactatttttcgttttgaatggattgttgtcacttttttcacattttaaatgaattctttcttttatttttgtgtatggtaataaccgaataacctaaccaaaccaaaccgaaaccgataatCACAAAaccgataaatatatattatatttgatttggtttggttttgataattttaaaaccaattaagttggtttggttttgattttgatcaataaccgatccaaaccaacccgtgaacacccctaataaTGATTATGACCCCAAAATCGAGTGAATAGTGAGTCAGTCATAATccatattttaattaatgttatcttgattttctaaattgacaagtaatttaagataaatatttttaataatgtaGACAAATAATATAGGACAAAGggaatatatataagtaaatatataattcttaccttattattattagtactccctctgtctctaattacttgtccacttttgaattgacacacctattaagaNGTTAAGTAAGTTAAGTAAGATCAATTTGAGTTTGATCTAGATTTCCCCCATTTTTGTATCATAGATCAAGGATCTATTTTCATTTCTTgtctattcttttcttttcagtattttggttatgattattttttagtaCTTTATTTTATGCATCACAGCAATTAGGAATTGAGAATCTATATCCTTAGATCAAAGAAGGGTCTAGCGATTGGAATAATGGAATCCAATGCTATTTGAGCCCTTGTAATTAGTAAAATTGGTGAATTAAGCGAAGGTACAGAAAGAGAGAGATTTGAACCATCGATAAACAAAAGCCTACATAGCAGTTTCAATGCTACACCTCGAACCACTCGGCCATCTCTCCTACATAATGATTATGACCCCAAAACCGAGTGAATAGTGAGTCAGTCATAATccatattttaattaatgttatcttgattttctaaattgacaagtaatttaagataaatatttttaataatgtaGACAAATAATATAGGACAAAGAGagtatatataagtaaatatataattcttaccttattattattagtattgccctgtctctaattacttgtccacttttgaattgacacacctattaagaaatcaattaatgacatagtgagtttatcattttatccctattaattatgaagtggatgaaaagttctgcatttttcaaagtaattagtcatttaattgagaatataataagtaaaaaatatttgttctttcttgatttgtcaaaatgaacaaataattaggacaactataaaaggaaaagtggacaaataattagggacagagggagtaataaatatgATAGTACAAATCTTTTTAGTAATGTGGATAATGTAAAAAATGTAGTGATATCCCACCAAAGTGAGGAGAGCTCTGATCCCACCAAAGCTactgaaaatcaattgaaacTGTGAAAGTGCGGTATATGTAGTAATTCATACTCCATGCATGAACTAACTGGAAAATGTAATCGACAGTTGTAGGCTCCACTGCCCCATAAAGTTCCTCATTTTAtctcataatttataaaataaagtcGGGTCAAGACTCAACGGGTTAGAGGGAGTTAAGTAAAATAACAACCATGACTAATCCaagatccttttttttttggagggtgGGTGAATCGaaataataatcaatttaaGGTAAGTATTTTACTTTCACCAAGAGCAGTGCAATTAGTTGGATATATAGTAGTATAACCAATGCATGCATGAATATGAAAGGAGTAGTTTGGttcaaaataataatgttaCTCCTCATGATTATAATCATGGGACTACCATTATAGGTGATGATACATAATCTCataattttgatataaattttgTCATGTTTTTAGTTTATACCCACAACCAAACACTAGACAAATTTAACCTAAGGTTCCTCTAACAAATGGCCCTTAAAGCCTTGGAAGGAAAAATTCCATAAGTAGTGCCCATTTGCAACATGACTTTCCTTTCGAAACATAGCAAAACTCATAATGTTTGCGCacatacaaaatacaaaatctaATCCTAACTGAAATCATGTGGATacaaataatacaatatcaAATTTTACGTGCACACTGTATAGAGGCCAACTatatatgatatgtatataaAGTGTAAGTCATATCATGTATGTATTGGAAACCATCACCTAAAATATATGGCGATAGATAACAATGATTTTCTAGAATTGAAACTTCAACAACAGCAAACGAGTGAGGTTGGGATGGACAGTGACAACTAAGGTTTTTAAATGTACAGATATGTATGCTATAAATTTCCACAATGTTTTATAATTACGCTACAccctataattttattttttttccttaataaaACAGGGGATAATCAGTTGGGCAAATGAAAACTTTGATATTGGGCTGATCCCTCAAGGCTTAGTCCATATAGAGGTGGGCTTGAAACACACCAAAAAAGCCCAAGTCCATGTTTCAAATCCTAACGGCTAGTTTGTTAACGCGCTGCCTGCCTTACAAGAATGTTGTAACGGTCACTTTATGTTTTCCCATTGTGAAACCCTATTTCCACAACTATAAAGTCCTCTTCTCTCTGCCCAAATTCCATCTCATTGTCAGTGAATTTCTCCTCTCTGCATTTCTTGATCTGAATAAGAATTTCGGTATACAAGTAACCCAAAAATCAAACTTCACTGCAATATTCTTGATTCTTCATCAATGGAGACTCCATCATCAACAAGAAGGGTGACAAGATCACAAGCCTTGGCTGTGGCTAACAGTGCTAACAAGATCCCTCTGTCAACTAGTAAGTTTTTATTGCCCtgttttcatttttcctttcttgaaatttaatttgatttctgagaagtaatttcttttcttgtacagagaaaattgaagaatctgaGAAGAAAACAGTGGCGAAATCAAGAAACAGAACTGGGAAACAATCAGCATTGATCGATATAACAAATGATTCCCCCATTGTTGGTCTTGCTATGGGGAATTTGGGGACACCATCTTCAGAGATGTCTAAGAAAAGGACTACAGGTCTAGCCAAATACTTGAGTACACCTGGATCTGGCGAGGATTTATTGAGGGGACAAGTTAAGACTTTGTTGCaaaaggttgaagaagaagctGTGCTCTCGAAGATTTCGCTGGAAAATAGGCCTTTCCTTCATCTCAAAGGAATTATCAACTCTCCCATGGGTCGTCTTGCCCCAACTCCTGCAAATACACCTCTTATGGATTTCTCTGTCAATGAATTGCCTGCTGTTACTGCATCCCCTGTTGAAGACAAGTTTGTCATTTCTCAGGTACGAATTCAATTACCTGTATCAATTAGTCTCAAGAAAgattccttttttatttcttgtttgatTTTACAAATCCAagatttgaattaattgattgTATGTTACAGATGATCAATGATATGTTTGAAGGGGAAAAACAGGGAAATCTTGAATCTGAGAAAAGTTACTTAACAAGATCTCTGCTGCTGGATTTTTATGAGAAACCAGAAGACTCGGAACAATCTTCTGTGTGTTCCTCTGTGCTGACATACCAAGGATGTGAGGTTGAAAGCAAGGAGAAGACGACCCCTTCAGATGACGACAATGCATCTATATGGTCGATTCAGGTGAATGCAAGTACTaaggatgaagaagaagaagaaggaggacttgaagaagttgaagaagatgaatatGATGATGACAAGTATGATGAAATTGAAGAGGA
The Solanum stenotomum isolate F172 chromosome 12, ASM1918654v1, whole genome shotgun sequence DNA segment above includes these coding regions:
- the LOC125847683 gene encoding uncharacterized protein LOC125847683 produces the protein MNTTMLSSYPKHFTPLPIQLFSKSQYRHVVRFPIKCSSSSDNGNESQPVTPPNTVEIRIRRRPSKRQRQKEEEIINAGKQAVKPKPPPKDWESMNLTEKAIELYVGEKGLLFWLNKFAYASIFIIIGGWILFRFVGPAFDLYQLDTPTPLAPESMFKGTGDKP
- the LOC125847684 gene encoding cypmaclein-like translates to MAFLKAFAALLIASLVLVHFTYALQEVINSKPPAPSPQPLKPIDCTGSCKTRCIKSSRQNLCNRACGSCCRTCHCVPPGTSGNYEACPCYFNLTTHNSTRKCP
- the LOC125847678 gene encoding uncharacterized protein LOC125847678; protein product: METPSSTRRVTRSQALAVANSANKIPLSTKKIEESEKKTVAKSRNRTGKQSALIDITNDSPIVGLAMGNLGTPSSEMSKKRTTGLAKYLSTPGSGEDLLRGQVKTLLQKVEEEAVLSKISLENRPFLHLKGIINSPMGRLAPTPANTPLMDFSVNELPAVTASPVEDKFVISQMINDMFEGEKQGNLESEKSYLTRSLLLDFYEKPEDSEQSSVCSSVLTYQGCEVESKEKTTPSDDDNASIWSIQVNASTKDEEEEEGGLEEVEEDEYDDDKYDEIEEDGSEVDDLCEAISKINVNFEGKHTRFVYNSDDELEGAEECNVASSPGVLHLKGLPTPKGKHLRFPEEQ